One part of the Lapillicoccus jejuensis genome encodes these proteins:
- a CDS encoding Bax inhibitor-1/YccA family protein: MAGNNPVFSKFEQQASQQGYAGFGRNQAPTYPPQYPGPQGGYGPQDLDALYQQPSAGPLQTGRLTVDDVVMKTLGLFVLVLAAGGVSWVLTDSQPALTTPLWLGGMLVGLGLGLAISFMKKVSVPLILLYAVAEGLFLGAFSRVMEAAFPGVVTSAVVATLATFAGMFAGYRFGIIKVTDKSRRIFGLAILGYLVFSLVNVVALLAGWTSGWGFGGGGMLGIAISLLGVGLAAYSLAMDFDSIDRAVRAQVPQQYSWLLAHGLIVSLVWLYVEMLRLFARLRD; the protein is encoded by the coding sequence ATGGCCGGCAACAACCCGGTGTTCTCGAAGTTCGAGCAGCAGGCGTCCCAGCAGGGCTACGCCGGCTTCGGACGCAACCAGGCGCCGACGTACCCGCCGCAGTACCCCGGCCCGCAGGGCGGCTACGGCCCGCAGGACCTCGACGCGCTGTACCAGCAGCCGTCCGCCGGCCCGCTGCAGACCGGCCGGCTGACCGTCGACGACGTCGTGATGAAGACGCTGGGCCTCTTCGTCCTCGTCCTCGCCGCCGGCGGCGTCTCGTGGGTCCTCACGGACAGCCAGCCCGCGTTGACGACGCCCCTGTGGCTCGGCGGCATGCTCGTCGGCCTCGGCCTCGGCCTGGCGATCTCCTTCATGAAGAAGGTCAGCGTCCCGCTCATCCTGCTGTACGCCGTCGCCGAGGGCCTCTTCCTCGGGGCGTTCAGCCGTGTCATGGAGGCCGCGTTCCCCGGCGTCGTCACCTCGGCCGTCGTCGCCACGCTCGCCACCTTCGCCGGCATGTTCGCGGGCTACCGCTTCGGGATCATCAAGGTCACCGACAAGAGCCGCCGGATCTTCGGCCTGGCCATCCTCGGCTACCTCGTCTTCAGCCTCGTCAACGTCGTCGCCCTGCTCGCCGGCTGGACCTCCGGCTGGGGCTTCGGCGGCGGCGGCATGCTCGGCATCGCCATCTCGCTCCTCGGTGTCGGCCTGGCCGCGTACTCGCTGGCCATGGACTTCGACTCCATCGACCGCGCCGTCCGCGCCCAGGTCCCGCAGCAGTACTCGTGGCTGCTGGCCCACGGCCTCATCGTCAGCCTCGTCTGGCTGTACGTCGAGATGCTGCGCCTCTTCGCGCGGCTGCGCGACTGA
- a CDS encoding RNA polymerase sigma factor, with amino-acid sequence MFDLHRDRVYVHALRMLGAPGDAEDVAASAFLELWRRRDAVRVVNGSVLPWLLVTTGNVARNTARARRRYRDFLARLPHSGDLAGEAARPGVSGSAAEARDAAEQALAGRELGVDPRLRDALRALPELDMTLLLLVGFEDLTVADAAAATGISPAAAKTRLHRARLRIRQQLADFPEDSTGTERIGAAR; translated from the coding sequence GTGTTCGACCTGCACCGTGACCGGGTCTACGTCCATGCGCTCCGGATGCTGGGGGCGCCCGGCGACGCCGAGGACGTGGCGGCGTCGGCCTTCCTCGAGCTCTGGCGCCGACGGGACGCCGTACGCGTGGTCAACGGTTCGGTCCTGCCGTGGCTGCTGGTCACTACCGGGAACGTCGCCCGGAACACGGCCCGGGCACGGCGTCGGTACCGGGACTTCCTCGCTCGCCTACCGCACAGCGGCGACCTGGCCGGAGAGGCGGCCCGCCCCGGGGTGTCGGGGAGTGCCGCGGAGGCGAGGGATGCGGCGGAACAGGCTCTGGCCGGACGTGAGCTCGGGGTGGACCCGAGGCTGCGGGACGCGCTGCGGGCCCTGCCCGAGCTCGACATGACCCTGCTCCTGCTCGTCGGCTTCGAGGACCTCACCGTCGCGGACGCCGCCGCCGCGACGGGGATCAGTCCGGCGGCGGCCAAGACACGGCTGCATCGAGCCCGTCTGCGGATCCGGCAGCAGCTGGCTGACTTCCCGGAGGACTCGACCGGCACCGAACGCATCGGAGCAGCGCGATGA
- a CDS encoding phosphotransferase: protein METVLAPGCRSAAKLLGRRVEIDPLSHGGHRDRLDRHPVPMKTGAAPTDRTGTVVGVTVDPRWPEVQEIEPAVLGRGGVHRVRLVDGAEAYLRPDDGTAALLPRLAARGLPVPTVIAARGDRLLLSALPGVPATDPAWRTQPERLVEVLGAAWSTLQDADVFHGDLTLPNILGIPSTGELTGVVDWGDGVMAARPELDLACLVWSLRYNRFEDHTGRLLLSLVGWPHPTDPELIRLSDLY from the coding sequence GTGGAGACCGTTCTCGCGCCAGGATGCCGCTCGGCGGCGAAGCTCCTCGGCCGCCGCGTCGAGATCGATCCTCTGTCGCACGGCGGCCATCGTGACAGGCTCGACCGCCACCCGGTTCCGATGAAGACGGGTGCGGCGCCGACAGACAGGACGGGCACAGTGGTCGGCGTGACCGTTGACCCGAGATGGCCGGAGGTTCAGGAGATCGAGCCGGCCGTGCTGGGCCGCGGCGGCGTGCACCGAGTCCGGCTGGTCGACGGCGCTGAGGCCTACCTGCGGCCGGACGACGGGACGGCGGCGCTGCTGCCGCGGCTGGCGGCACGCGGCCTGCCGGTGCCGACGGTGATTGCCGCGCGTGGGGATCGGCTGTTGCTGTCCGCGCTACCTGGTGTGCCGGCCACGGACCCGGCGTGGCGCACCCAGCCCGAGCGTCTGGTCGAGGTCCTCGGCGCCGCCTGGTCGACGCTTCAGGACGCCGACGTCTTCCACGGCGACCTGACCCTCCCGAACATCCTGGGTATCCCGAGCACCGGGGAGCTGACCGGCGTCGTCGACTGGGGCGACGGAGTGATGGCCGCCCGTCCCGAGCTCGACCTGGCATGCCTGGTCTGGAGCCTGCGGTACAACCGGTTCGAGGACCACACCGGGCGTCTGCTGCTGTCGCTGGTGGGGTGGCCGCACCCGACTGATCCGGAGCTGATCCGCTTGTCCGACCTGTACTGA
- a CDS encoding acetyl-CoA C-acetyltransferase, producing MPEAVIVSTARSPIGRAFKGSLKDVRPDDLSVQMVRAALDQVPGLDPADLDDLYWGCAEPSGRHGSNLARVVAVLAGYDALPGATVNRFCSSSVQTTRMAFHAIKAGEGHAFLSGGVECVSQYTSFAGAGGAEQDVQNPAFADAVARTKATAESNETWRDPREDGLLPDIYIAMGQTAENVATSRGISRQRQDEWGVSSQNRAEKAIANGFFEAEITPVTLPDGTVVSKDDGPRAGVTMEGVAGLQPVFRPDGTVTAGNCCPLNDGAAAVVVMSDTKAAELGLTPLARVISTGVSGLSPEIMGLGPVEASRQALARAGMTIDDVDLYEINEAFAAQVLASADDLGMDFDKLNVNGGAIALGHPFGSTGARITTTLLHNLREHDKSIGLETMCVGGGQGMAILYERLS from the coding sequence GTGCCCGAAGCCGTCATCGTCTCGACCGCCCGCTCGCCGATCGGCCGGGCCTTCAAGGGCTCGCTCAAGGACGTCCGCCCGGACGACCTCTCGGTGCAGATGGTCCGCGCCGCCCTCGACCAGGTCCCGGGCCTCGACCCGGCCGACCTCGACGACCTCTACTGGGGCTGCGCCGAGCCGTCCGGTCGGCACGGGTCCAACCTCGCCCGCGTCGTCGCGGTGCTCGCCGGCTACGACGCGTTGCCCGGCGCCACGGTCAACCGGTTCTGCTCTTCCAGCGTGCAGACGACCCGGATGGCCTTCCACGCCATCAAGGCCGGCGAGGGGCACGCGTTCCTCTCCGGCGGCGTCGAGTGCGTCTCGCAGTACACGAGCTTCGCCGGGGCCGGTGGCGCCGAGCAGGACGTGCAGAACCCGGCCTTCGCCGACGCCGTCGCGCGCACCAAGGCCACCGCGGAGAGCAACGAGACCTGGCGCGACCCCCGCGAGGACGGCCTGCTGCCCGACATCTACATCGCCATGGGCCAGACCGCGGAGAACGTCGCCACGTCGCGCGGCATCTCGCGCCAGCGTCAGGACGAATGGGGCGTCTCCAGCCAGAACCGCGCCGAGAAGGCCATCGCCAACGGCTTCTTCGAGGCCGAGATCACCCCGGTGACGCTGCCCGACGGCACGGTCGTCAGCAAGGACGACGGCCCCCGGGCCGGCGTCACCATGGAGGGTGTCGCGGGTCTCCAGCCGGTCTTCCGCCCGGACGGCACCGTCACGGCCGGCAACTGCTGCCCGCTCAACGACGGCGCCGCCGCGGTCGTCGTCATGAGCGACACCAAGGCCGCCGAGCTCGGCCTCACGCCCCTGGCCCGGGTCATCTCGACCGGCGTCTCCGGCCTGTCCCCCGAGATCATGGGCCTCGGCCCGGTCGAGGCCTCGCGGCAGGCGCTCGCCCGCGCCGGCATGACCATCGACGACGTCGACCTGTACGAGATCAACGAGGCCTTCGCCGCGCAGGTGCTCGCGTCGGCCGACGACCTCGGCATGGACTTCGACAAGCTCAACGTCAACGGCGGCGCCATCGCGCTCGGGCACCCCTTCGGCTCGACCGGCGCGCGGATCACGACGACGCTGCTGCACAACCTGCGCGAGCACGACAAGAGCATCGGCCTGGAGACGATGTGCGTCGGCGGCGGCCAGGGCATGGCGATCCTGTACGAGCGCCTCAGCTGA
- a CDS encoding SGNH/GDSL hydrolase family protein, which yields MGRARRATRIAQAAAYGGGFGVAGIGALGALGYGVITVEARLARRIVGQPFDGAPDDDGLYGAGLGAPLELLVLGDSTAAGLGADSAMQTAGAFLAGGLSAFAGRQVRLTNVAVVGAESSGLEVQVVNALDAVPHPDAAVILIGANDVTHRIDKAVAVRHLARAVRRLRDAGAEVVVGTCPDLGAVTPVAQPLRLLARRWSRDLAAAQTVAVVEAGGRSVSLGDLLGPEFARSPEEMFAKDRFHPSSAGYARAASAMLPSVCVALGLWEEQSSTTPDWRRGDTVGPVSRTASAAVAAPGTEVSATEVAGAERGPRGRWAIGLRRVRRPVPERTARAGAGGAATGLVGTTAVAAEQVPGS from the coding sequence ATGGGCAGGGCGCGCAGGGCGACACGCATCGCCCAGGCCGCCGCGTACGGCGGCGGGTTCGGGGTCGCGGGCATCGGTGCGCTCGGCGCCCTCGGGTACGGCGTCATCACGGTCGAGGCCCGCCTCGCCCGCCGCATCGTCGGCCAGCCGTTCGACGGCGCCCCCGACGACGACGGCCTGTACGGCGCCGGTCTCGGCGCCCCCCTCGAGCTGCTCGTCCTCGGCGACAGCACCGCCGCCGGCCTCGGCGCCGACTCGGCCATGCAGACCGCGGGCGCCTTCCTCGCCGGCGGGCTGTCCGCCTTCGCCGGGCGCCAGGTCCGCCTGACCAACGTCGCCGTCGTCGGCGCCGAGTCCAGCGGTCTCGAGGTCCAGGTCGTCAACGCCCTCGACGCCGTACCCCACCCGGACGCCGCCGTCATCCTCATCGGCGCGAACGACGTCACCCACCGGATCGACAAGGCCGTCGCCGTGCGGCACCTCGCCCGGGCGGTGCGCCGGCTGCGCGACGCCGGGGCCGAGGTCGTCGTCGGCACCTGCCCCGACCTCGGCGCCGTCACCCCCGTGGCCCAGCCGCTGCGGCTGCTGGCGCGGCGGTGGAGCCGCGACCTGGCCGCCGCGCAGACCGTCGCCGTCGTCGAGGCCGGCGGGCGCAGCGTCTCCCTCGGCGACCTGCTCGGGCCGGAGTTCGCCCGCAGCCCCGAGGAGATGTTCGCCAAGGACCGCTTCCACCCCTCGTCGGCCGGCTACGCCCGCGCCGCGTCGGCGATGCTGCCCTCCGTGTGCGTGGCTCTCGGGCTGTGGGAGGAGCAGTCGTCGACGACGCCGGACTGGCGCCGCGGCGACACCGTCGGGCCGGTCTCACGGACGGCCAGCGCTGCCGTCGCCGCCCCCGGCACCGAGGTCAGCGCGACCGAGGTCGCCGGCGCCGAGCGCGGACCACGCGGGCGCTGGGCCATCGGGCTGCGCCGCGTCCGGCGCCCCGTACCCGAGCGGACGGCGCGCGCCGGCGCGGGCGGCGCGGCGACGGGCCTGGTCGGGACGACGGCGGTGGCCGCCGAGCAGGTCCCCGGCAGCTGA
- a CDS encoding cystathionine beta-synthase, whose translation MKYAEHISDLVGDTPLVRLTKVTEGLACTVLAKVEYLNPGGSVKDRIARRMVEAAEASGELRPGGTIVEPTSGNTGVGLALIAQRRGYQCVFVCPDKVAEDKRNVLKAYGAEVVVCPTAVAPDHPDSYYSVSDRLVKEIDGAWKPNQYFNVEGPNSHYHSTGPEIWADTEGEITHFVTGIGTGGTISGTGRYLKEVSEGKVRVIGSDPEGSVYSGGTGRPYLVEGVGEDFWPGAYDPSVVDEVIAVSDADSFAMTRRLAREEGLLVGGSCGMAVVSALRAAKDLPADAVVVVLLPDSGRGYLSKIFNDEWMASYGFLHDGVETTVGDVLRSKSGDLPALVHTHPNETIRVAVDILREYGVSQMPVVKAEPPVMSGEVAGAVSERHLLELLFTQQAHLADSVEKHIEPGLPLVGAGEKVSVARQELQTSDAILVVDGGKPVGVLTRADLLGFLSD comes from the coding sequence GTGAAGTACGCCGAGCACATCAGCGACCTCGTCGGCGACACCCCGCTGGTCCGCCTCACGAAGGTGACCGAGGGTCTCGCCTGCACCGTCCTCGCCAAGGTCGAGTACCTCAACCCCGGTGGGTCCGTGAAGGACCGGATCGCCCGCCGGATGGTCGAGGCCGCCGAGGCCTCCGGGGAGCTGCGCCCCGGTGGGACGATCGTCGAGCCCACCTCCGGCAACACCGGGGTCGGGCTCGCCCTCATCGCCCAGCGCCGCGGGTACCAGTGCGTGTTCGTCTGCCCCGACAAGGTGGCCGAGGACAAGCGCAACGTGCTCAAGGCGTACGGCGCGGAGGTGGTCGTCTGCCCGACGGCCGTCGCCCCCGACCACCCCGACTCCTACTACTCGGTCTCCGACCGGCTGGTGAAGGAGATCGACGGAGCCTGGAAGCCGAACCAGTACTTCAACGTCGAGGGCCCGAACAGCCACTACCACTCGACCGGTCCGGAGATCTGGGCCGACACCGAGGGTGAGATCACCCACTTCGTCACCGGCATCGGCACCGGCGGCACCATCTCGGGCACCGGCCGCTACCTCAAGGAGGTCTCGGAGGGGAAGGTCCGCGTCATCGGGTCCGACCCCGAGGGCTCGGTCTACTCCGGGGGCACCGGCCGGCCGTACCTCGTCGAGGGCGTCGGTGAGGACTTCTGGCCCGGCGCCTACGACCCCTCGGTCGTCGACGAGGTCATCGCCGTCTCCGACGCCGACTCGTTCGCCATGACCCGCCGCCTCGCCCGCGAGGAGGGCCTGCTCGTCGGCGGCTCGTGCGGCATGGCCGTCGTCTCCGCGCTGCGCGCGGCGAAGGACCTGCCGGCCGACGCGGTCGTCGTCGTCCTGCTGCCCGACTCGGGCCGTGGCTACCTGAGCAAGATCTTCAACGACGAGTGGATGGCGTCGTACGGCTTCCTCCACGACGGCGTCGAGACGACGGTCGGGGACGTGCTGCGCAGCAAGTCCGGCGACCTGCCGGCGCTCGTGCACACCCACCCCAACGAGACGATCCGCGTCGCCGTCGACATCCTGCGGGAGTACGGCGTCTCGCAGATGCCGGTCGTCAAGGCCGAGCCGCCGGTGATGAGCGGCGAGGTCGCGGGCGCGGTCAGCGAGCGGCACCTGCTCGAGCTGCTCTTCACCCAGCAGGCGCACCTGGCCGACTCGGTCGAGAAGCACATCGAGCCCGGCCTGCCGCTCGTCGGCGCCGGCGAGAAGGTCTCGGTCGCGCGCCAGGAGCTGCAGACCTCCGACGCGATCCTCGTCGTCGACGGCGGCAAGCCCGTCGGCGTCCTCACCCGCGCCGACCTCCTGGGCTTCCTCAGCGACTGA